In the genome of Treponema pedis, one region contains:
- a CDS encoding helix-turn-helix transcriptional regulator: MKIERILEIIIYLMNRDSVSARSLAEHFKVSVRTIQRDMISISSAGIPVYSLNGKRGGYSILPSYKIKNINIKENEQEIIINALKSLATSYSNDTLNSLIEKYNAIIERKGGQKIFWDFSVAKENRKVQEMNVLLEKAVSVKSFVGFDYKNTEGIKSSPCVEPLAIHYKWYAWYLFAYSKTDKEYKTFKIARMQNLRMLNRISKINHGNIEERMKEAELAYYKTCIRIEVRFLKEELNLMEEYFPDCPIEELSCGIFKITINVPARERLWKALLLSFGSRVKVIGPESYKSELIKTAQNFLSNYDIQVSHI, encoded by the coding sequence ATGAAAATAGAGCGTATTCTCGAAATAATTATATACTTAATGAATCGTGATAGTGTTTCTGCGCGCAGTTTGGCGGAGCATTTTAAAGTATCGGTCAGGACCATTCAACGTGATATGATAAGCATATCTTCTGCGGGGATTCCCGTTTATTCTTTAAACGGGAAACGAGGCGGGTATTCAATTTTGCCTTCTTATAAAATAAAAAATATAAATATTAAAGAAAACGAACAGGAGATAATTATTAATGCATTAAAAAGTCTTGCAACTTCTTATTCAAACGATACCCTTAATTCTTTAATTGAAAAATATAATGCCATCATCGAAAGAAAAGGCGGACAAAAAATATTCTGGGATTTTAGTGTTGCAAAAGAAAATCGTAAAGTTCAAGAAATGAATGTCTTGTTGGAAAAAGCCGTCTCGGTTAAAAGTTTTGTCGGGTTTGACTACAAAAATACGGAAGGAATTAAATCTTCTCCTTGTGTAGAACCTTTGGCAATTCACTATAAATGGTATGCTTGGTATTTGTTTGCATATTCCAAAACCGATAAAGAATATAAAACATTTAAAATTGCGCGAATGCAAAATCTTCGTATGCTTAATAGAATATCAAAGATAAATCACGGCAATATAGAGGAGCGTATGAAAGAAGCCGAACTGGCTTATTATAAAACTTGTATCCGTATAGAAGTTCGGTTTTTAAAAGAAGAACTTAACTTAATGGAAGAATATTTTCCGGATTGTCCTATTGAAGAGCTTTCTTGCGGTATATTTAAAATCACTATCAATGTTCCTGCAAGAGAACGCTTGTGGAAAGCCCTGTTGCTGAGTTTCGGCTCTCGTGTAAAAGTTATCGGTCCTGAAAGCTATAAATCGGAGTTGATAAAAACCGCTCAAAATTTTTTATCTAATTACGACATACAGGTGTCGCACATATAA
- the cas1 gene encoding type II CRISPR-associated endonuclease Cas1, producing MIKRTLFFSNAVCLTVKNKQLIILNKHTQEEASVPIEDIGFVVIENNQSYISIPVINELTKNNASVIFCDEKHMPLSMSLLLDGNSVQNQIFAAQINASLPVKKNCWKIIVCQKIKNQAALLKKYGHRNEMLVYLASEVKTDDHTNREGIAAKKYWDSLFGSDWLRARYGAFPNNLLNYGYAILRAATARALVGSGLLPTLGIHHHNKYNAYALADDIMEPYRPYVDDCVCQFIKENPDEKDVNQEFKKMALTVLTCDCKLGKCTRPLLISLTYTASSFAQILTGKTEKLQLPEF from the coding sequence GTGATTAAACGAACATTATTTTTTTCAAATGCTGTTTGTTTAACGGTAAAAAACAAACAGCTTATTATTTTGAATAAACATACTCAAGAAGAAGCGTCCGTTCCGATAGAGGATATCGGTTTTGTAGTTATTGAAAATAATCAATCGTATATTTCAATCCCTGTTATCAATGAGCTTACAAAGAACAATGCCAGCGTTATTTTTTGTGATGAAAAACATATGCCCCTGTCGATGAGCTTATTGTTGGACGGTAATTCGGTTCAAAATCAAATATTTGCAGCTCAAATCAATGCTTCTCTTCCGGTAAAAAAGAATTGCTGGAAAATAATCGTCTGTCAAAAGATAAAAAATCAGGCGGCTCTCTTAAAAAAATACGGACACCGCAATGAAATGCTGGTTTATCTTGCAAGTGAGGTAAAAACCGATGACCACACAAACCGTGAAGGAATTGCCGCTAAAAAATATTGGGACTCTCTATTCGGCAGCGATTGGTTGAGGGCCCGGTATGGAGCTTTTCCGAATAATTTATTAAACTACGGTTATGCAATTTTAAGAGCCGCAACCGCACGGGCATTGGTCGGTTCAGGACTGTTGCCTACTTTAGGAATACATCATCACAATAAATATAATGCTTATGCCTTAGCGGACGATATTATGGAGCCGTATAGACCGTATGTAGATGATTGCGTTTGTCAGTTTATAAAAGAAAATCCTGATGAAAAAGACGTCAATCAGGAATTTAAGAAAATGGCTTTAACTGTATTAACCTGTGACTGTAAGCTCGGTAAATGTACAAGACCTTTATTGATAAGTCTTACTTATACGGCTAGTTCCTTTGCTCAAATACTTACGGGGAAAACGGAAAAACTACAGTTGCCGGAATTCTAA
- a CDS encoding GNAT family N-acetyltransferase, with protein sequence MNKRFSTLRLDIKDMTFFDCDYAAKEWGDKEAGKYLADMPYKNGDELREILREELSCPESWKDDFYFSVFKKDTNIIIGTACVFTEKNKGKDIWGIGYTIAKTEWKKGYATELISGLIDFIKLQGGKIVTSLVAKDNIGSLKACYKNGMKKFFKTCFKKKCTSIEYEAYELRKNI encoded by the coding sequence ATGAATAAAAGATTTTCAACATTAAGATTGGATATAAAAGATATGACCTTTTTCGATTGCGATTATGCTGCAAAAGAATGGGGAGATAAAGAAGCCGGAAAATATTTGGCTGATATGCCGTATAAAAACGGTGATGAGTTGAGAGAAATATTACGGGAAGAATTATCCTGCCCTGAAAGTTGGAAAGATGATTTTTATTTTTCCGTATTTAAAAAAGATACGAATATTATTATCGGAACAGCCTGTGTTTTTACGGAAAAAAATAAAGGAAAAGATATTTGGGGAATTGGATATACAATTGCAAAGACCGAGTGGAAAAAAGGCTATGCAACGGAACTGATTTCCGGTTTAATTGATTTTATAAAACTGCAAGGCGGCAAAATCGTTACTTCTCTGGTTGCAAAAGATAATATAGGTTCTCTCAAAGCTTGCTATAAAAACGGTATGAAAAAATTTTTTAAGACCTGTTTTAAAAAGAAATGCACTTCGATTGAATATGAGGCTTATGAGTTAAGAAAAAATATTTAA
- a CDS encoding ABC transporter ATP-binding protein, translated as MQAQEVSSSVITAKNICKVYTYYKKETGLKGSIKNLFYREKLFKKAVNNLSFEISKGEITGLIGLNGAGKTTTLKMLSGLIMPTRGEIKVLGYSPFDKNKEYLCKISMVMGNKSQLWWDLPAADSFELNKTIYGLDDIEYKERLNLMTEMLDVKNQINVQVRRLSLGERMKMELIASLIHKPEVVFLDEPTIGLDVITQYKIREFLKEYCLKYKAAIILTSHNFNDIISLCNSLILINNGEKIYSDSFENFKKEFLMQKYFILKLKNPNAEELIKRFKLKEAFNAEFVKNDSIKISVSGDKGMNILKSITLNFIDELNDVSIESVSMDEVIRKIYQEGGV; from the coding sequence ATGCAAGCTCAGGAAGTTAGTAGTTCTGTAATTACCGCAAAAAATATTTGCAAGGTGTATACATATTATAAAAAAGAAACGGGTTTAAAAGGAAGTATAAAAAATTTATTTTATCGGGAAAAACTTTTTAAAAAAGCGGTTAATAATCTTTCATTTGAAATTTCTAAAGGAGAAATAACCGGACTTATAGGTTTAAACGGTGCAGGAAAAACTACAACACTTAAAATGCTTTCGGGATTGATAATGCCTACACGGGGAGAAATAAAAGTTTTGGGCTATTCTCCGTTCGACAAAAATAAAGAATATCTTTGCAAGATTTCTATGGTAATGGGAAATAAAAGTCAGTTGTGGTGGGATTTACCTGCTGCGGATTCTTTTGAATTGAATAAAACTATTTACGGATTGGACGATATTGAATATAAAGAGCGGCTTAATTTAATGACGGAAATGTTGGACGTTAAAAACCAAATAAATGTTCAAGTAAGAAGATTGTCTTTAGGAGAGCGTATGAAAATGGAACTTATCGCCTCTCTTATTCATAAACCTGAAGTTGTTTTTCTTGATGAACCTACAATAGGACTTGATGTTATTACTCAATATAAGATACGTGAATTTTTAAAAGAATATTGCTTAAAATATAAGGCCGCTATTATTTTAACCAGTCATAATTTTAATGATATAATATCTCTTTGTAACTCTTTAATTTTAATAAACAACGGTGAAAAAATATACTCCGATTCTTTTGAGAATTTTAAAAAAGAGTTTTTAATGCAAAAATATTTTATTTTAAAATTAAAAAATCCTAATGCGGAAGAATTGATAAAACGTTTTAAATTAAAAGAAGCGTTTAATGCCGAATTCGTAAAAAACGATTCTATTAAAATATCCGTCAGCGGCGACAAGGGAATGAATATATTAAAAAGTATTACTTTAAATTTTATTGATGAATTAAACGATGTGAGTATTGAAAGTGTAAGTATGGACGAAGTTATTAGAAAAATATATCAAGAAGGAGGTGTTTAA
- a CDS encoding ABC transporter permease, with product MYYKIFKTGLASQLEYRINFITSFLFSLIPFAANALLWIAAAHQNKRMTVNINGIISYYFVILIVSNITSTSSVAEISEDIRLGGLNKHLLTPYNYALYKLVLELPKRFIFIVMNFIPLMLIYIFLNKYIELKLSAVKILCFILLSISGYLINFLFDFFISLCGFYFSKVASLYNSIRVIKNIFSGAVFPLMLLPDSVFKFLTILPFAYINYFPADVLLNEVFLNVITGRAIKAFMWILVLTLICMLLWKKGLCKYSAYGG from the coding sequence ATGTATTATAAAATTTTTAAAACCGGTCTTGCAAGTCAATTGGAATACCGTATAAATTTTATAACATCATTTTTGTTTTCTCTTATCCCTTTTGCTGCAAATGCGTTATTATGGATTGCTGCCGCACATCAAAATAAAAGAATGACGGTAAATATAAACGGTATTATAAGTTATTATTTTGTCATTCTAATTGTAAGCAATATAACTTCAACTTCTTCCGTTGCTGAAATTTCGGAAGATATTAGACTGGGCGGTTTAAATAAACATCTTTTAACACCGTATAATTACGCTTTATACAAACTGGTGTTGGAATTGCCTAAGCGTTTTATATTTATAGTAATGAATTTTATTCCGCTTATGTTAATATATATTTTTTTGAATAAGTATATTGAATTAAAATTATCCGCAGTGAAAATATTATGTTTTATTTTATTGTCAATATCCGGATATTTAATAAATTTTCTATTCGATTTTTTTATAAGTTTATGCGGTTTTTATTTTTCTAAAGTTGCATCTTTGTATAACTCAATAAGAGTTATTAAAAATATATTTTCAGGTGCCGTATTTCCTTTAATGTTGCTTCCCGATTCGGTTTTTAAGTTTTTGACAATTCTTCCGTTTGCATATATAAATTATTTTCCTGCCGATGTATTATTAAATGAAGTATTTTTAAATGTGATAACAGGCCGTGCGATAAAAGCGTTTATGTGGATTTTAGTATTAACTCTTATTTGTATGCTTTTGTGGAAAAAAGGATTGTGTAAATATTCCGCTTACGGCGGATAA
- the cas2 gene encoding CRISPR-associated endonuclease Cas2, which translates to MEHIRFNAYKIMWIICLFDLPTNTKEQRHRASKFRQQLIEDGFSMMQFSVYYRHCGSAEACAVHVKYIKKHIPREGKVSILRFTDKQFGEIESFIGKTPEKKKKTPSQLEFF; encoded by the coding sequence ATGGAGCATATAAGATTTAATGCGTATAAGATTATGTGGATTATCTGCCTGTTTGATTTACCGACAAATACCAAAGAGCAACGTCATAGAGCTTCAAAATTCCGTCAGCAGCTCATAGAAGACGGGTTTTCTATGATGCAATTCAGTGTATACTACCGGCACTGCGGAAGTGCGGAGGCCTGCGCTGTGCATGTAAAGTATATTAAAAAGCATATTCCGCGTGAAGGAAAGGTAAGTATTCTCCGTTTTACCGACAAACAGTTCGGTGAAATAGAATCATTTATCGGAAAAACCCCTGAAAAAAAGAAAAAAACACCCTCCCAACTTGAATTTTTTTAA